The Mustela nigripes isolate SB6536 chromosome 4, MUSNIG.SB6536, whole genome shotgun sequence genome includes a window with the following:
- the PGAM1 gene encoding phosphoglycerate mutase 1: MAAYKLVLIRHGESAWNLENRFSGWYDADLSPAGHEEAKRGGQALRDAGYEFDICFTSVQKRAIRTLWTVLDAIDQMWLPVVRTWRLNERHYGGLTGLNKAETAAKHGEAQVKIWRRSYDVPPPPMEPDHPFYSNISKDRRYADLTEDQLPSCESLKDTIARALPFWNEEIVPQIKEGKRVLIAAHGNSLRGIVKHLEGLSEEAIMELNLPTGIPIVYELDKNLKPIKPMQFLGDEETVRKAMEAVAAQGKAKK; the protein is encoded by the exons ATGGCTGCCTATAAGCTGGTGCTGATCCGGCACGGCGAGAGCGCTTGGAACCTGGAGAACCGCTTCAGCGGCTGGTATGACGCCGATCTGAGCCCGGCCGGGCACGAGGAGGCGAAGCGCGGCGGGCAGGCGCTGCGAG ATGCTGGCTATGAGTTTGACATCTGCTTCACCTCAGTGCAGAAGAGAGCAATTCGGACTCTCTGGACAGTGCTGGATGCCATTGACCAAATGTGGCTGCCAGTAGTGAGGACTTGGCGCCTCAATGAGCGGCACTATGGGGGTCTGACTGGTCTGAACAAAGCAGAAACTGCTGCCAAGCATGGCGAGGCCCAGGTGAAGATCTGGAGGCGTTCCTATGATGTCCCACCACCTCCAATGGAACCTGACCATCCTTTCTACAGCAACATCAGTAAG gaTCGAAGGTATGCAGACCTCACTGAAGATCAGCTACCCTCCTGTGAGAGTCTGAAGGACACAATTGCCAGAGCTCTGCCCTTTTGGAATGAAGAAATAGTTCCCCAGATTAAGGAGGGGAAACGAGTACTGATTGCAGCCCATGGCAACAGCCTTCGGGGCATTGTCAAGCATCTGGAGG GTCTTTCCGAAGAGGCTATCATGGAACTGAACCTTCCAACAGGCATTCCCATAGTCTATGAATTGGACAAGAACTTGAAGCCCATCAAGCCCATGCAGTTCCTGGGGGATGAAGAGACCGTGCGTAAAGCCATGGAAGCTGTGGCTGCCCAGGGCAAGGCCAAAAagtga
- the EXOSC1 gene encoding exosome complex component CSL4 gives MRSRRRFPPLAVMAPPVRYCIPGERLCNLEEGSPGSGTYTRHGYIFSSLAGCLTKSSENGALPVISVMRETESQLLPDVGAIVTCKVSSINSRFAKVHILYVGSTPLKNSFRGTIRKEDVRATEKDKVEIYKSFRPGDIVLAKVISLGDAQSNYLLTTAENELGVVVAHSESGVQMVPISWCEMQCPKTHTKEFRKVARVQPEFLQT, from the exons ATGAGAAGTCGACGTCGTTTCCCTCCACTAGCAGTCATGGCGCCACCCGTGAGGTACTGCATTCCCG GCGAACGTCTGTGTAACTTGGAGGAGGGCAGCCCGGGCAGCGGCACTTACACCCGACACGGCTACATCTTTTCTTCGCTGGCTGGCTGCCTGACGAAGAGCAGCGAGAACGGCGCG CTTCCAGTCATTTCTGTAATGAGAGAAACAGAGTCCCAACTACTACCGGATGTGGGGGCTATTGTAACCTGTAAG gtCTCTAGCATCAATTCACGCTTTGCCAAAGTGCACATCCTGTATGTAGGGTCCACACCACTTAAGAACTCTTTTCGAGGAACTATCCG caAGGAAGATGTCCGAGCTACTGAAAAAGACAAG GTAGAGATTTATAAGAGTTTCCGCCCAGGTGACATTGTCTTGGCCAAAGTG ATCTCCCTGGGTGACGCACAATCCAACTACCTCCTGACCACTGCCGAGAACGAGCTCGGGGTGGTGGTGGCCCATAGTGAATCGG GTGTCCAGATGGTTCCCATTAGTTGGTGTGAGATGCAGTGCCCTAAGACCCACACTAAAGAATTCCGGAAAGTGGCCCGAGTGCAGCCTGAATTCCTGCAGACCTAA
- the ZDHHC16 gene encoding palmitoyltransferase ZDHHC16 isoform X1 gives MRGQRSLLLGPARLCLRLLLLLGYRRRCPPLLRGLVQRWRYGKVCLRSLLYNSFGGSDTAVDAAFEPIYWLVDNVIRWCGVVFVVLVIVLTSSIVAIAYLCVLPLILRTYSVPRLCWHFFYSHWNLILIVFHYYQAITTPPGYPPQGRNDIATVSICKKCIYPKPARTHHCSICNRCVLKMDHHCPWLNNCVGHYNHRYFFSFCFFMTLGCVYCSYGSWDLFREAYAAIEKMKQLDKNKLQAVANQTYHQTPPPTFSFRERVTHKSLVYLWFLCSSVALALGALTIWHAVLISRGETSIERHINKKERRRLQAKGRVFRNHYNYGCLDNWKVFLGVDTGRHWLTRVLLPSSHLPHGNGMSWEPPPWVTAHSASVMAV, from the exons ATGCGGGGCCAGCGGAGCCTGCTGCTGGGGCCCGCCCGCCTCTGCCTGCGCCTGCTTCTGCTCCTGGGCTACAGGCGCCGCTGCCCACCTCTGCTCCGGGGCCTGGTACAGCGCTGGCGCTATGGCAAGGTCTGCCTGCGCTCCCTGCTCTACAACTCCTTTGGGGGCAGTGACACCGCTGTCGATGCTGCCTTTGAGCCTATCTACTGGCTGGTGGACAACGTGATCCGCTGGTGTGGGGTG GTGTTCGTGGTGTTGGTGATTGTGCTGACCAGCTCCATCGTGGCCATTGCCTACCTGTGCGTCCTGCCTCTCATCCTCCGAACGTACTCAGTGCCACGGCTCTGCTGGCACTTCTTCTACAGCCACTGGAATCTGATCCTTATCGTCTTCCATTACTACCAGGCCATCACCACTCCACCTGGATACCCACCGCAG GGCAGGAATGACATTGCAACAGTCTCCATTTGTAAGAAGTGCATTTACCCCAAGCCAGCCCGAACACACCACTGCAGCATCTGCAATAG GTGTGTGCTGAAGATGGATCACCACTGCC CCTGGCTAAACAACTGTGTGGGCCACTATAACCATCGGtacttcttctctttctgctttttcatgACTCTGGGCTGTGTCTACTGCAGCTACGGAAGTTGGGACCTTTTCCGGGAAGCTTATGCTGCCATCGAG AAAATGAAACAGCTCGACAAGAACAAACTACAGGCGGTTGCCAACCAG acgTATCACCAGACCCCACCACCCACCTTCTCCTTCCGAGAAAGGGTGACTCACAAGAGTCTTGTCTACCTCTGGTTCCTGTGCAG TTCCGTAGCACTTGCCTTGGGTGCCCTAACTATATGGCATGCCGTTCTCATCAGTCGAGGTGAGACTAGTATCGAAAGGCACATCAACAAGAAGGAGAGACGTCGGCTGCAGGCCAAGGGCAGA GTTTTTAGGAATCATTACAACTATGGCTGCCTGGACAACTGGAAGGTTTTCCTGGGTGTGGATACAGGAAG ACACTGGCTTACTCGGGTGCTGTTACCTTCCAGTCATCTGCCCCATGGGAATGGAATGAGCTGGGAACCCCCTCCCTGGGTGACTGCTCACTCGGCCTCTGTGATGGCAGTGTGA
- the ZDHHC16 gene encoding palmitoyltransferase ZDHHC16 isoform X3 gives MRGQRSLLLGPARLCLRLLLLLGYRRRCPPLLRGLVQRWRYGKVCLRSLLYNSFGGSDTAVDAAFEPIYWLVDNVIRWCGVVFVVLVIVLTSSIVAIAYLCVLPLILRTYSVPRLCWHFFYSHWNLILIVFHYYQAITTPPGYPPQGRNDIATVSICKKCIYPKPARTHHCSICNSYGSWDLFREAYAAIEKMKQLDKNKLQAVANQTYHQTPPPTFSFRERVTHKSLVYLWFLCSSVALALGALTIWHAVLISRGETSIERHINKKERRRLQAKGRVFRNHYNYGCLDNWKVFLGVDTGRHWLTRVLLPSSHLPHGNGMSWEPPPWVTAHSASVMAV, from the exons ATGCGGGGCCAGCGGAGCCTGCTGCTGGGGCCCGCCCGCCTCTGCCTGCGCCTGCTTCTGCTCCTGGGCTACAGGCGCCGCTGCCCACCTCTGCTCCGGGGCCTGGTACAGCGCTGGCGCTATGGCAAGGTCTGCCTGCGCTCCCTGCTCTACAACTCCTTTGGGGGCAGTGACACCGCTGTCGATGCTGCCTTTGAGCCTATCTACTGGCTGGTGGACAACGTGATCCGCTGGTGTGGGGTG GTGTTCGTGGTGTTGGTGATTGTGCTGACCAGCTCCATCGTGGCCATTGCCTACCTGTGCGTCCTGCCTCTCATCCTCCGAACGTACTCAGTGCCACGGCTCTGCTGGCACTTCTTCTACAGCCACTGGAATCTGATCCTTATCGTCTTCCATTACTACCAGGCCATCACCACTCCACCTGGATACCCACCGCAG GGCAGGAATGACATTGCAACAGTCTCCATTTGTAAGAAGTGCATTTACCCCAAGCCAGCCCGAACACACCACTGCAGCATCTGCAATAG CTACGGAAGTTGGGACCTTTTCCGGGAAGCTTATGCTGCCATCGAG AAAATGAAACAGCTCGACAAGAACAAACTACAGGCGGTTGCCAACCAG acgTATCACCAGACCCCACCACCCACCTTCTCCTTCCGAGAAAGGGTGACTCACAAGAGTCTTGTCTACCTCTGGTTCCTGTGCAG TTCCGTAGCACTTGCCTTGGGTGCCCTAACTATATGGCATGCCGTTCTCATCAGTCGAGGTGAGACTAGTATCGAAAGGCACATCAACAAGAAGGAGAGACGTCGGCTGCAGGCCAAGGGCAGA GTTTTTAGGAATCATTACAACTATGGCTGCCTGGACAACTGGAAGGTTTTCCTGGGTGTGGATACAGGAAG ACACTGGCTTACTCGGGTGCTGTTACCTTCCAGTCATCTGCCCCATGGGAATGGAATGAGCTGGGAACCCCCTCCCTGGGTGACTGCTCACTCGGCCTCTGTGATGGCAGTGTGA
- the ZDHHC16 gene encoding palmitoyltransferase ZDHHC16 isoform X4, translating into MRGQRSLLLGPARLCLRLLLLLGYRRRCPPLLRGLVQRWRYGKVCLRSLLYNSFGGSDTAVDAAFEPIYWLVDNVIRWCGVVFVVLVIVLTSSIVAIAYLCVLPLILRTYSVPRLCWHFFYSHWNLILIVFHYYQAITTPPGYPPQGRNDIATVSICKKCIYPKPARTHHCSICNSYGSWDLFREAYAAIETYHQTPPPTFSFRERVTHKSLVYLWFLCSSVALALGALTIWHAVLISRGETSIERHINKKERRRLQAKGRVFRNHYNYGCLDNWKVFLGVDTGRHWLTRVLLPSSHLPHGNGMSWEPPPWVTAHSASVMAV; encoded by the exons ATGCGGGGCCAGCGGAGCCTGCTGCTGGGGCCCGCCCGCCTCTGCCTGCGCCTGCTTCTGCTCCTGGGCTACAGGCGCCGCTGCCCACCTCTGCTCCGGGGCCTGGTACAGCGCTGGCGCTATGGCAAGGTCTGCCTGCGCTCCCTGCTCTACAACTCCTTTGGGGGCAGTGACACCGCTGTCGATGCTGCCTTTGAGCCTATCTACTGGCTGGTGGACAACGTGATCCGCTGGTGTGGGGTG GTGTTCGTGGTGTTGGTGATTGTGCTGACCAGCTCCATCGTGGCCATTGCCTACCTGTGCGTCCTGCCTCTCATCCTCCGAACGTACTCAGTGCCACGGCTCTGCTGGCACTTCTTCTACAGCCACTGGAATCTGATCCTTATCGTCTTCCATTACTACCAGGCCATCACCACTCCACCTGGATACCCACCGCAG GGCAGGAATGACATTGCAACAGTCTCCATTTGTAAGAAGTGCATTTACCCCAAGCCAGCCCGAACACACCACTGCAGCATCTGCAATAG CTACGGAAGTTGGGACCTTTTCCGGGAAGCTTATGCTGCCATCGAG acgTATCACCAGACCCCACCACCCACCTTCTCCTTCCGAGAAAGGGTGACTCACAAGAGTCTTGTCTACCTCTGGTTCCTGTGCAG TTCCGTAGCACTTGCCTTGGGTGCCCTAACTATATGGCATGCCGTTCTCATCAGTCGAGGTGAGACTAGTATCGAAAGGCACATCAACAAGAAGGAGAGACGTCGGCTGCAGGCCAAGGGCAGA GTTTTTAGGAATCATTACAACTATGGCTGCCTGGACAACTGGAAGGTTTTCCTGGGTGTGGATACAGGAAG ACACTGGCTTACTCGGGTGCTGTTACCTTCCAGTCATCTGCCCCATGGGAATGGAATGAGCTGGGAACCCCCTCCCTGGGTGACTGCTCACTCGGCCTCTGTGATGGCAGTGTGA
- the ZDHHC16 gene encoding palmitoyltransferase ZDHHC16 isoform X2, whose product MRGQRSLLLGPARLCLRLLLLLGYRRRCPPLLRGLVQRWRYGKVCLRSLLYNSFGGSDTAVDAAFEPIYWLVDNVIRWCGVVFVVLVIVLTSSIVAIAYLCVLPLILRTYSVPRLCWHFFYSHWNLILIVFHYYQAITTPPGYPPQGRNDIATVSICKKCIYPKPARTHHCSICNRCVLKMDHHCPWLNNCVGHYNHRYFFSFCFFMTLGCVYCSYGSWDLFREAYAAIETYHQTPPPTFSFRERVTHKSLVYLWFLCSSVALALGALTIWHAVLISRGETSIERHINKKERRRLQAKGRVFRNHYNYGCLDNWKVFLGVDTGRHWLTRVLLPSSHLPHGNGMSWEPPPWVTAHSASVMAV is encoded by the exons ATGCGGGGCCAGCGGAGCCTGCTGCTGGGGCCCGCCCGCCTCTGCCTGCGCCTGCTTCTGCTCCTGGGCTACAGGCGCCGCTGCCCACCTCTGCTCCGGGGCCTGGTACAGCGCTGGCGCTATGGCAAGGTCTGCCTGCGCTCCCTGCTCTACAACTCCTTTGGGGGCAGTGACACCGCTGTCGATGCTGCCTTTGAGCCTATCTACTGGCTGGTGGACAACGTGATCCGCTGGTGTGGGGTG GTGTTCGTGGTGTTGGTGATTGTGCTGACCAGCTCCATCGTGGCCATTGCCTACCTGTGCGTCCTGCCTCTCATCCTCCGAACGTACTCAGTGCCACGGCTCTGCTGGCACTTCTTCTACAGCCACTGGAATCTGATCCTTATCGTCTTCCATTACTACCAGGCCATCACCACTCCACCTGGATACCCACCGCAG GGCAGGAATGACATTGCAACAGTCTCCATTTGTAAGAAGTGCATTTACCCCAAGCCAGCCCGAACACACCACTGCAGCATCTGCAATAG GTGTGTGCTGAAGATGGATCACCACTGCC CCTGGCTAAACAACTGTGTGGGCCACTATAACCATCGGtacttcttctctttctgctttttcatgACTCTGGGCTGTGTCTACTGCAGCTACGGAAGTTGGGACCTTTTCCGGGAAGCTTATGCTGCCATCGAG acgTATCACCAGACCCCACCACCCACCTTCTCCTTCCGAGAAAGGGTGACTCACAAGAGTCTTGTCTACCTCTGGTTCCTGTGCAG TTCCGTAGCACTTGCCTTGGGTGCCCTAACTATATGGCATGCCGTTCTCATCAGTCGAGGTGAGACTAGTATCGAAAGGCACATCAACAAGAAGGAGAGACGTCGGCTGCAGGCCAAGGGCAGA GTTTTTAGGAATCATTACAACTATGGCTGCCTGGACAACTGGAAGGTTTTCCTGGGTGTGGATACAGGAAG ACACTGGCTTACTCGGGTGCTGTTACCTTCCAGTCATCTGCCCCATGGGAATGGAATGAGCTGGGAACCCCCTCCCTGGGTGACTGCTCACTCGGCCTCTGTGATGGCAGTGTGA